A single genomic interval of Brevundimonas diminuta harbors:
- a CDS encoding DUF885 domain-containing protein, which translates to MRRLLISSAAMMAVLSAAPALAQNSPAQTAAAESEDARLNAFFEQAFQARIALSPQQMTSLGIKTDYDKLDDVSDAAADRALALQEAQLAQMKAQFDPQKLGPQAALSWRMFEYGVQQARLSNQWRDWGFQFAANGNPTTSLPVFLINNHRVSSVADAEAYVARIKAAETQMDQVAEELRQRAAAGVVSPRFVFAPSIANTRNVITGAPFDDGADNPVWADFNKKVAALETDQATKDRLLSEARAALTGPYKAGFETVLTALAEVQPKADSDAGVWRLPQGEAYYNARLQLSTTTDLTADQIHQIGLAEVARIQAEMETIKTQVGFTGSLQDFFTFLKTDPRFQYPNTPEGKEQYLTDARGFIAQVMAAAPQWFSTLPKAALEVRAVEPFREATASIAFYNSPAPDGSRPGIYYVNLSDMTQVLKPQIEGISYHEGAPGHHFQIAYAQEIEGLPRFRRFGGYGAYAEGWGLYAEQLGKEMGFYQDPYSDFGRLSTELWRAVRLVTDTGLHAKRWSRKQAMDYFRQNSLLSERDIEKEVERYITNPGQATSYKIGELKIEELRDRARTALGDQFDIKDFHAVVLGSGSVPLDVLEDQVDSWIAAGGGAPKA; encoded by the coding sequence ATGCGTCGTCTTCTGATCTCGTCTGCCGCCATGATGGCGGTGCTGTCCGCCGCGCCCGCGCTGGCGCAGAACTCCCCCGCACAGACAGCCGCGGCTGAAAGCGAGGACGCGCGGCTGAACGCCTTCTTTGAACAGGCCTTCCAGGCGCGGATCGCGTTGAGCCCGCAGCAGATGACGTCGCTGGGGATCAAGACCGACTACGACAAGCTGGACGACGTGTCGGACGCCGCCGCCGACCGGGCCCTGGCGCTTCAGGAGGCGCAGCTGGCGCAGATGAAGGCCCAGTTCGATCCGCAGAAGCTGGGCCCGCAGGCGGCGCTGTCGTGGCGGATGTTCGAATATGGCGTCCAGCAGGCGCGGCTGTCGAACCAATGGCGCGACTGGGGCTTTCAGTTCGCCGCCAACGGCAATCCGACCACCAGCCTGCCGGTCTTTCTGATCAACAACCACCGCGTCTCCAGCGTGGCCGACGCCGAGGCCTATGTCGCGCGGATCAAGGCCGCCGAGACGCAGATGGATCAGGTGGCCGAGGAACTGCGTCAGCGCGCGGCGGCGGGCGTCGTCTCGCCGCGCTTCGTCTTTGCGCCGTCCATCGCCAACACCCGCAACGTCATCACCGGCGCGCCGTTCGACGATGGGGCGGACAATCCGGTCTGGGCCGACTTCAACAAGAAGGTCGCGGCCCTGGAGACGGATCAGGCGACCAAGGACCGGCTGCTGTCGGAAGCCCGCGCCGCCCTGACCGGTCCCTACAAGGCCGGGTTCGAGACCGTGCTTACGGCCTTGGCCGAGGTGCAGCCCAAGGCCGATAGCGACGCGGGCGTGTGGCGCCTGCCGCAGGGCGAGGCCTATTACAACGCCCGGCTCCAGCTCTCGACCACGACCGACCTGACCGCCGACCAGATCCATCAGATCGGTTTGGCCGAGGTCGCCCGCATCCAGGCCGAGATGGAGACCATCAAGACCCAGGTCGGCTTCACCGGCTCGCTGCAGGACTTCTTCACCTTCCTGAAGACCGATCCACGGTTCCAGTATCCGAATACGCCCGAGGGCAAGGAGCAGTATCTGACCGACGCGCGCGGGTTCATCGCCCAGGTGATGGCGGCGGCGCCGCAGTGGTTCTCGACCCTGCCCAAGGCGGCGCTGGAGGTGCGGGCGGTGGAGCCGTTCCGCGAGGCGACAGCCTCGATCGCCTTCTACAACTCGCCCGCGCCGGACGGATCGCGGCCGGGCATCTACTACGTCAATCTGTCGGACATGACCCAGGTTCTGAAGCCGCAGATCGAGGGCATCAGCTATCACGAGGGCGCGCCGGGCCACCATTTCCAGATCGCCTATGCGCAGGAGATCGAGGGCCTGCCGCGCTTCCGCCGCTTCGGCGGCTATGGCGCCTATGCGGAAGGGTGGGGGCTGTACGCCGAACAGCTGGGCAAGGAGATGGGCTTCTATCAGGACCCCTATTCCGACTTCGGCCGGCTCTCGACCGAGCTGTGGCGCGCGGTGCGTCTGGTGACCGACACCGGCCTGCACGCCAAGCGCTGGAGCCGCAAACAGGCGATGGACTATTTCCGCCAGAACTCCCTGCTGTCCGAGCGCGACATCGAAAAGGAGGTCGAGCGCTACATCACCAATCCCGGCCAGGCGACCAGCTACAAGATCGGCGAGCTGAAGATCGAGGAACTGCGCGACCGGGCCAGGACGGCCTTGGGCGACCAGTTCGACATCAAGGACTTCCACGCGGTCGTGCTGGGCTCCGGCTCAGTGCCGTTGGACGTGCTGGAGGATCAGGTGGACAGCTGGATCGCGGCGGGCGGCGGGGCGCCGAAGGCGTGA
- the trmD gene encoding tRNA (guanosine(37)-N1)-methyltransferase TrmD, whose translation MPFTATVLTMFPEAFPGPLGVSLIGTAWREKGLWSLETVDIRAFSTDTRGFLDDTPAGGGPGAVLKADVVARAVDSLPGPKRPLLYMSARGRPLTQARVKEWAKADGIVVLCGRFEGVDQRVLDARGFEEVSVGDAVLAGGEAAAMVAIEACVRLIPGVLGSGDSLSSESFEDGLLEHPQYTRPRTFEGLEIPEVLLSGDHKKIAGWREAQRATTTRERRPDLWQAHLANSQLKGAKPEEK comes from the coding sequence ATGCCCTTTACCGCCACCGTTCTCACCATGTTTCCCGAGGCTTTTCCGGGCCCGCTCGGGGTGTCGCTGATCGGTACGGCCTGGCGCGAGAAGGGCTTGTGGAGCCTCGAAACGGTTGACATTCGCGCCTTTTCCACAGATACGCGCGGCTTCCTGGACGACACCCCTGCGGGTGGCGGCCCGGGAGCTGTGCTGAAGGCGGACGTTGTGGCCCGGGCGGTGGATAGCCTGCCGGGACCCAAGCGGCCGCTTTTGTACATGAGCGCCAGGGGTCGGCCCCTGACCCAGGCGCGCGTCAAGGAATGGGCCAAGGCCGACGGGATCGTCGTGCTTTGCGGTCGTTTCGAGGGGGTGGATCAGCGGGTGCTGGACGCACGCGGGTTCGAGGAGGTCTCGGTCGGAGACGCGGTTCTCGCCGGCGGCGAGGCGGCGGCGATGGTCGCGATCGAGGCGTGCGTAAGACTGATCCCCGGCGTGCTCGGCTCAGGCGACAGCCTGTCGTCCGAAAGCTTCGAGGATGGGCTCTTGGAACATCCGCAGTACACGCGACCGCGGACGTTCGAGGGGCTTGAGATACCCGAGGTGCTGCTGTCGGGCGATCACAAGAAGATCGCGGGATGGCGCGAGGCGCAGCGGGCGACGACTACGCGGGAGCGGCGGCCGGACCTCTGGCAGGCGCATCTCGCCAACTCACAGCTAAAGGGCGCAAAGCCCGAGGAGAAATGA
- the rplS gene encoding 50S ribosomal protein L19 has product MNIVQQLDAEEKARVLGERKIPEFQPGDTLRVNVKIKEGERERVQAFEGVCIARDGGGISETFTVRKISFGEGVERRFPILSPNIESIEVKRRGVVRRAKLYYLRDRRGKSARIAERQTVRPAKGVVVPETGSAAKTEEA; this is encoded by the coding sequence ATGAACATCGTTCAACAGCTGGACGCCGAAGAAAAAGCCCGCGTCCTGGGCGAACGCAAAATCCCGGAATTCCAGCCCGGCGACACCCTGCGCGTCAATGTGAAGATCAAGGAAGGCGAGCGCGAGCGCGTTCAGGCCTTCGAAGGCGTTTGCATCGCCCGTGACGGCGGCGGCATCAGCGAAACCTTCACGGTCCGCAAGATCTCGTTCGGCGAAGGCGTCGAGCGCCGTTTCCCCATCCTGTCGCCGAACATCGAATCGATCGAAGTGAAGCGCCGCGGCGTCGTGCGTCGCGCCAAGCTCTATTACCTGCGCGATCGTCGCGGCAAGTCGGCCCGTATCGCCGAGCGCCAGACGGTTCGTCCCGCCAAGGGCGTCGTCGTTCCGGAGACCGGTTCGGCCGCCAAGACCGAAGAAGCCTAG
- a CDS encoding PA2169 family four-helix-bundle protein, which yields MSNPNAHDIKVLNGLIETTLDSADGYREAAEQTQDPHYRTLFERRSSERQQVVDDLSAAVRGLGGDPESDGSILAKAHRAFLDVKHALLRNDDSVVGSINSGEGFIAGKYEKALEDTGISATTRETIRRAYAAVKTEHEQMEALKHSLEGQRDAANPLFPQ from the coding sequence ATGAGCAACCCCAACGCCCACGACATCAAGGTTCTGAACGGCCTGATCGAAACGACGCTGGACAGCGCGGACGGCTATCGCGAAGCCGCCGAACAGACGCAAGACCCGCACTACCGCACCCTGTTCGAGCGCCGCAGCAGCGAACGCCAGCAGGTCGTCGACGATCTGTCGGCCGCCGTGCGCGGCCTGGGCGGCGATCCGGAATCCGATGGGTCGATCCTGGCCAAGGCGCATCGCGCATTTCTGGATGTGAAACACGCCCTGCTGCGCAACGACGATTCCGTCGTCGGTTCGATCAACTCGGGCGAAGGATTCATCGCCGGCAAATATGAAAAGGCGCTGGAAGATACCGGCATTTCCGCCACGACGCGCGAGACGATCCGGCGCGCCTATGCGGCGGTCAAGACCGAGCATGAGCAGATGGAGGCCCTGAAACACAGCCTCGAAGGCCAGCGCGACGCGGCCAACCCCTTGTTCCCCCAGTAA
- a CDS encoding tryptophan 2,3-dioxygenase, with the protein MTQSSDITYAGYLALDDLLSTQHPLSDQHDEMLFVVIHQTKELWLKQILHETALAQSMVRAGDLVPAYKSLARVSRIQAVMTHSWDILSTMTPSDYLRFRGSLGSSSGFQSDQFRRFEAMLGLKDASFLKFHEDRPEALAALQAAIAAPSLYDDALAQLAKAGLPVPAEVLNRDVTQPYQPSEAVEAAWLEVYRDTERWWVLYQLAEKLVDLDDALLTWRHKHVVTVERIIGRRRGTGGTEGAAYLASTLTKRCFPELWSLRTKL; encoded by the coding sequence ATGACCCAATCCAGCGACATCACTTACGCCGGCTATCTGGCGTTGGACGACCTGCTTTCGACCCAGCATCCGCTGTCGGACCAGCACGACGAAATGCTGTTCGTCGTCATCCATCAGACCAAGGAATTGTGGCTCAAGCAGATCCTGCATGAGACGGCCCTGGCCCAGTCGATGGTGCGCGCCGGCGATCTGGTCCCGGCCTACAAGAGCCTGGCGCGTGTCTCCCGTATCCAGGCGGTGATGACCCACAGCTGGGACATTCTGTCGACGATGACGCCGTCGGACTATCTGCGGTTCCGAGGGTCGTTGGGATCGTCCTCCGGCTTCCAGAGCGACCAGTTCCGACGCTTCGAGGCCATGCTGGGCCTGAAGGACGCCAGCTTCCTGAAGTTCCACGAAGACCGCCCCGAGGCCCTGGCCGCGCTTCAGGCCGCCATCGCCGCGCCCAGCCTTTACGATGACGCCCTGGCCCAATTGGCCAAGGCCGGTCTGCCGGTGCCCGCCGAGGTGCTGAACCGCGACGTGACCCAGCCCTATCAGCCGTCCGAAGCCGTCGAGGCGGCCTGGCTGGAGGTCTATCGCGACACGGAGCGGTGGTGGGTCCTGTATCAGCTGGCCGAGAAGCTGGTCGATCTGGACGACGCCCTGCTGACCTGGCGGCACAAGCATGTCGTCACGGTCGAACGCATCATCGGTCGGCGTCGCGGCACGGGCGGAACCGAAGGCGCCGCCTATCTGGCCTCGACCCTGACCAAGCGCTGCTTCCCCGAGCTGTGGTCGCTTCGCACCAAACTTTGA
- a CDS encoding CHAP domain-containing protein, with translation MTFARMFSGINIFGDAWTWWRQAAANFRTGKAPETGSVLVFRPEGRMSRGHVAVVSDILTDRVVRVTHANWGGSRGKVEENVTVVDVSPSNDWSQVKVWYNPINDLGTTVYPTYGFIYKGARDAFDAGRQIAANVSAQGQH, from the coding sequence GTGACCTTCGCGCGCATGTTCTCCGGCATCAACATCTTCGGCGACGCCTGGACCTGGTGGCGCCAAGCCGCTGCCAACTTCCGCACCGGCAAGGCCCCGGAAACCGGCTCGGTTCTGGTGTTCCGCCCCGAGGGCCGTATGAGCCGGGGCCACGTCGCCGTCGTCTCCGACATCCTGACCGATCGCGTCGTGCGCGTGACCCACGCCAACTGGGGCGGCAGCCGCGGCAAGGTTGAAGAGAACGTCACCGTCGTCGACGTCTCGCCCTCCAACGACTGGTCGCAGGTCAAGGTCTGGTACAACCCGATCAACGATCTGGGCACGACGGTCTATCCGACCTACGGCTTCATCTACAAAGGCGCCCGCGACGCCTTCGACGCCGGCCGTCAGATCGCCGCCAACGTCTCGGCCCAAGGCCAGCACTAG